The following proteins are encoded in a genomic region of Neoarius graeffei isolate fNeoGra1 chromosome 6, fNeoGra1.pri, whole genome shotgun sequence:
- the LOC132888325 gene encoding uncharacterized protein LOC132888325: MESSSVETEDDVNTFAIRQRKCPRRFVSESSDDDDSAPVVAATKKQPKTLTVPGSPVCQQDPMPLPPQWSTPAGTGASPHHPSPSPVDPVQASSWALHPIQSARHLQESLETSFDSVQASSRALHDGQGVSAITAMFERITEAHMSRLMRRLEARFDKIESLVETNAPTHTPQLQQEDVVLAKPCSMVMELLELDRSLEQPDKRNKMQHFLETVGGAGLGAAIHRMLRRAANNEVLAQYSLRGRRAKMSFDVHSVQDYKGSMRQNFLAIRKLKWRNALGRL; this comes from the exons ATGGAGTCCTCAAGTGTTGAGACAGAGGATGATGTGAACACTTTTGCAATAAGGCAGCGTAAGTGCCCAAGGAGGTTTGTCTCCGAATCCTCTGATGATG ATGATTCTGCTCCAGTGGTAGCAGCAACCAAGAAGCAACCCAAGACTCTGACTGTGCCTGGAAGCCCTGTGT GTCAGCAGGACCCAATGCCACTACCACCACAAT GGTCAACACCAGCCGGGACTGGAGCCAGTCCTCACCACCCTAGCCCAAGTCCTGTTGACCCTGTTCAAG ccagcagcTGGGCACTACACCCAATTCAGTCAGCCAGGCACCTCCAAGAATCACTGGAAACCTCTTTTGACTCTGTTCAAG ccagcagccGGGCGCTTCATGACGGACAGGGTGTCTCGGCTATCACAGCCATGtttgagagaa TCACAGAGGCCCACATGAGTCGCTTGATGCGGAGGCTCGAGGCTAGGTTTGACAAGATCGAGTCATTGGTGGAGACCAACGCCCCGACACACACGCCTCAACTCCAGCAAGAAGATGTGGTGTTGGCTAAACCATGCAGCATGGTGATGGAGCTGCTGGAGTTGGATAGGAGTCTGGAACAACCAGACAAGAGGAACAAGATg caaCATTTTCTTGAAACTGTCGGAGGGGCAGGTTTAGGGGCAGCCATTCACCGTATGCTACGCCGAGCGGCAAATAATGAGGTACTCGCCCAGTACAGCTTGCGGGGCAGACGGGCCAAAATGTCCTTTGATGTCCATTCTGTGCAAGATTATAAAGG CAGCATGCGTCAAAATTTCCTGGCCATACGGAAGCTGAAGTGGAGGAATGCCTTGGGCAGACTCTAA